A genome region from Plectropomus leopardus isolate mb unplaced genomic scaffold, YSFRI_Pleo_2.0 unplaced_scaffold16422, whole genome shotgun sequence includes the following:
- the LOC121964623 gene encoding cubilin-like produces KVWSGQTQTAEALLSTGCGSVAPGPIIAPYNIITTRFQGTDAGRGFSAVFSTRCGATFTAPSGRVVSPNYPADYPNYSNCNYTIDVGEQTVVVLTFQVFQIEGKDEQHTDNHLQMSGLAF; encoded by the exons gaag GTGTGGTCTGGTCAGACCCAAACTGCTGAGGCCCTGCTGTCAACAGGCTGTGGCtctgtggccccaggccccatCATTGCTCCATACAACATCATCACAACCCGATTCCAGGGCACTGACGCCGGCAGAGGCTTCTCAGCGGTCTTCAGCACCA ggtGTGGTGCAACCTTCACTGCCCCCAGCGGTCGTGTGGTTTCTCCAAATTATCCAGCCGACTATCCTAACTACTCCAACTGCAACTACACCATAGATGTTGGAGAACAGACTGTGGTCGTCCTCACCTTTCAGGTCTTCCAGATAGAAGGCAAGGATGAGCAACATACAGACAATCACCTGCAGATGTCTGGCCTTGCTTtctga